The Prunus dulcis chromosome 5, ALMONDv2, whole genome shotgun sequence genomic sequence TTCCACTGCCATTAAGCTTAAGgtggtacttaggtgacgagaGGTAAAATTATACGCTACTCAAACAGACACAACaatcttcacacactttaAACCTTGACCAAATATGCATATGATTAGTCAGCTGCTAGTCATCAATAACCATAACCAAGAACACATTTAGAGCATACCAATATGTACCTGCAAGCCTAGAaaattactagtgacaacctagaCACTCAGAAGAACCCATCAATCTAGACATCCCcagtgctagcaacaactatggtgaaagtgtgtgaaagcatcataatcaagtaaacaccaaacagcagataatgatgactagtcaactgcaagaacacaaacccagaaatacATGAACATTATGCGATGACTAATCAActatcaagaacacaaacccaaaaaaattacagagcTGCAAACTAGAAATTGTTCatccagaaacccaccattggaaAAAACTGGGGGGTCATCAActaggcaatccactaagcaaaaaagattcttacaaagaaaCACAAGCAAACTCAAGAAATtctagatctatttaggaagataaGCTATACCTcttttgtgcaatcttcttttccaactTAGCAAAACCAGCAACTTAGACAGCTTCTTCCTAAGCTCTTTCATCCTATGGCACCAGCTAGCCATCTCAAACTCAgacagaaaccaaaatttggattcaaggaaaaatgaccaatttcttcaagaaaccatactcttgaagaaatcaatcttgaatctgacctagatataTATGAGAGAGTGTTTGATCTAGCTACACGCagatttcatatttcaaaagcAGTTTTCgaaaaattaatttggagaactcatagaagaaaaatgtgatGGTTTTCTCttagggaagaagaagagaaagttaGCAAGAAACTTTTCCGAAACTTCCTATCAAAAGAGATGGCTGCCAAATGAGGTATCATTTGTcttttacccaaaaaattccTAGGTCAGAAAGTACATATGGCTGCAAAGAGAATTTGCAGAATAtgacaaaaaagttggtttGGATCCAACTGGAAACCAGTGAGCTGAAATCCTACTGATGcaaaggatgactagtcatacgaaAGAAAGATGACTTGTCATAATCTTAAGAAATttaatgaatgcaatatgatgAAATGCAGAAATTACCTTTGCCAAACACATTGATTATCCATCAGATTGTAGCCAgataagaacacctagagaaaCAATTCTTAATCTAAACTAGAGCTTGAGAAATTACAATGATTGTCCTATTACAATATTatcaaagaaaatcaaaagaaaaactcaaaatgcatacaCTTACATGGTGCAACCGTAAGCAGATTCTGTTGGAAGTTCCATATTTCAATGTGAAAGCAGTTATTTTGAGGGGTAGGGTAGCAGACAGCTGAAAGCTATGGGACTAAAAAAGTCCAAGGTTGAAGTCAAACTTTTGAAAATCTGGCAGTCTATAAATCTTGCTTTCCTTGGCTTCTTCTCATCGTGAGGCGATCGATAAGGTTTTCTTAAGTTATTGTTTCTGCTTCTGATGAAGATGGATGACTTACCAGCAAAGTTGGTGGTAATTGCAGCACTAGTGTTGCTTCTTATGGGGGATTTCCAATCAACTTGTGCAATATTACTTCCTCATGGTAATTCATAACATCTTGTGATTAGATCTTGACATATTAATTAGCTAATATTATATTGAACTTGATCATCTGGTAATTGTTTTCTGTGATTTTCTTGTATGGCAGAAGGTCGTGGGAGGAGTAGTTTATGGCATGTTGACGGTAGAGATGGCTTGACAAAGATACATATTGGAAGAAAACAAGGTAGCTTTGGATGTCAAGGTGAGAATTTTAGCAAGAAAATAATGCCCATCCGGCGCTGCTTAAGACCAATCACTGGGCCGAAGCCACCTTCACCCACTAAAAATGGACGAAAGCAACAGTTCGTTCCAGTTCCCCCACAATCCATTGATCCTTAATTCTCCGGGATCCTAAGTAATGTTACATGGATTGGACCATATCTCAATTGAATTAGATAAATATGTTCTGTTCTAgatttttccttatttctttagtacaaatatatatatatatatctatatatataaagcaaaagacagagaatggtgaaacattcaaaataccagaaaatacccttggttaatgcaaacattaagaattcaaattattaattaaatgaggataatacagtaaattcatatttttcatatttaaaaaaagaaaaagaaaaagaaaaagaaaaagcagataatggatcctatttttagggaacacaactacccattatcttttttaattctaaaataaatttaaatttttttaaNNNNNNNNNNTCtaacttgattgcttgcagagttgtcgtaatccgatgccatgcactaacCTTTGGAAAGTATATTTCggcaatgatttagtgaagagatctgccaggttatcacttgagcggatttgtctgactttgatttcttgactcttctggagctcatgtgtatagaaaaactttggtgatatgtgttTGGTCTTGTCACCTTTGATATATCCTCCtgtgatctgagcaatacaagctgcattgtcctcattcagAATTGTTGGAGAGTCTGTTGTtgagggtagggcacatgtgcttcggatgtgatggattaccgaccttaaccaaacgcattcacgactggcttcatggagggcaagtatttatgagtgattggaagatgtggccactaatgtttgttttgttgaccTCCATGAGATcgcagttcctccacatgtaaatacatatccagtctgtgatcgtccttgatgtggatcagagagatatcctgcatcagcataaccaatAATACTCTGGGTGTTGGTCGATTCactggaatagaataaccccatgtatgttgtcccacgaaggtatcgtagaacatgtttgatgccggtccaGTGTCGCCATGTTGGAGCAGAACTGTACCTTGCTAACAGATTGACTGAGAATGATATGTCTTGtctggtacattgtgctaggtacaataaagcacctatggcactaagatatggtacttctgGACCAAGGACTATCtcatcatccccttttggacgatatgggtctttcttaaTGTCAAGAGATCgaacgaccattggagtgctaagtggatgggctttatccatgccaaaccgtttcaatactttctcagtataagttgattgatgcaccaaaattccattagcattgtgctcaatctgcaagccaagacaatattttgtctttccaaggtccttcatctcaaactcacgtttGAGATAATTAACAGTCCTTTGAAGCTCTTCAGAagttccaattagattcatatcatcgacatatcctgccactatcgcaaatccagactctgatttcttaataaacacacatgggcaaataggatcatttgtgtatccttccttcggtaaatacttactgagacgattgtaccacattcgtccagattgttttagcccatataatgatcttctcaatttacCTGAGAACATGCCCCGTGGTTTATTTCTGGCTGCTTCAGGCAACCTGAATCCTTCCGgaactttcatgtatatatctgtatccaattctccatacaaatatgcggtaatgacatccatgagtctcatttcaagtttttctgaaactGCCAAACTTATTAGGTAACGGAATGTAATTGTGTCCATTACTGGAGAGTACGTTTCCATATAATCAATTCCAGGcctttgtgaaaaaccttgcgcaacgagtcgcgctttataccttgagatctcatttttctcattgagctttcttgtaaatacccacttgtaacctacagggttcacattgggtggagttggaataatatgtccaaaaacactccttttttccaaagaatttaattctgcctggattgcatctttccacttaggccaatcttgcctctgtgtacattcattaatagagcacggttcaatatcatcatcttttatgatttcagcagccactgagaatgcaaatatatcatcGATGATCATCTCATTTCTACTCCACAATTCATCAATGGACGTATAAtttatggagatttcttgactttcaggTACGGTTGCCACTCCAGGGGCACTTGTCTCACCAATGATGTTTTCCTTGTCAAGAAGTACCTGTCCCTCTTTGggggcatttgaattatgaattgtgggctctctatttatttcatttggattcattttgtccatcaacttcctctttcGAGGAACTGAATCCCTTGAGCCTAGTGGTCTGCCACGTTTTAGGCGTGCAGCAGATGAACCATTTGCTGGCACATTGCTTTGTCCATCATGGACATCAATCCGTGCTGGGGCATTTGCAGCTGGGATATGAGATTTTGTCACCTTTGctgcatcattaaatgcatctggcatctgatttgcaatactttggaggtgaacgatccttctcacttcgttttcgcattgagcagtatgaggatcgagatgagacaatgtggatacattccatgataattcatgtcgttttcaggaatgagtttgccttgttctttagacacagatttttctccccctaatggtgggaagattgtctcatcaaaatcacaatccgCAAATCGTGAGGTAAAAATATCACCCGTCAGGGGTTCCAAGTATTTGATGATAGatggtgaatcaaaaccaacataaattccCAATCTGCGTTGAGGGCCCATCTTAGTACGTTGCGGTGGTGCAATAGGCACATATACCgcacacccaaaaatttttaaatgtgaaatgtttggttgatttccCAATAAGAGTTGTATTGGAGAACATTGATTGTTGGCAACAGGCCTCAATCGCACAAGTGATGCTGCATGTAAAATGGCATATCCCCAAGCAGAAATtggcaactttgttttcattagcaaagtgcgtgctatcaattgaaggcgtttaattaaagcttctgccaagccattttgagtatgcacatggggaacaggatgttcaatatcaatgcctagtgacatgcagtagtcatcaaaagtttgagatgtaaattcaccagcattatcgagtctgattgacttaatgggataatccgggaattgggctcgtaatttaattatctgagccaaaagcctagcaaatgccatattccgagtagataaaagacaaacatgtgaccatcgggtagatgcgtccaccaagaccataaagaaccgaaatggtccacatgggggatgaataggtccacaaatgtccccttgaattctctgcaaaaatgatggagactcaacatcaacctttggttgtgatggtctgatcaccaacttcccttgtgaacaagctcggcaaaagatgtcacttgataacataatgtgtttagtcaataagggatgtcctttagagttggtgatgatcctgcgcatcatggtggatctaggatgacccaacctgtcatgccaaagcttaaaagcatttgagtCAATGGACTCTTGGTCCATGACACTATGTGCCTCAATTGTCCGTATGGTTGTGTAATACAACCCTGATGAGAGCTCACAAAGCTTCTCCAGTATACGCTTTTGGGTATCATTGGAGGTAATACAAAGATATtccatgttttcctctttctttgtttcaacatggtagccattcaaacgtatatctttgaaactcaatagattccttctggagttagatgaatacaaagcatctggaatggacagtattgttccattcggtaacataatttgggctcTTCTTGAACCTTCAATCAGATTTGCAGGACCTGATATGGTTgttacctttgcttttgtaagcattaattttgagaaatacttcCGATCTTGAAGGATCGTATGAGTAGTTGCGCTGTCTGCGagaaaaatatctttgccatagcctttgttttgagggcatccataatttacatccataccaccaaataagtaaaataagctgaaatcaataaagaagacaacattaccacttttattggattgaaatttaaacaacacttcagctaaTACATATAGTACATTAAGGaaacaacacttcagctaaTGCATATAGTACATTAAGGAAACAACACTTTAGCTAATGCATATAGTACATTAaggaatttaatctaattcggactcataaccttcattccctcttttagtaacaaaatcagaaacatctaGATGTGTCTTGTTTAGCTGACGTGATATTTCTGATGAGCCATCTATGGCTGGCGGAGCATGATCAATGTAATTTATCTCCACTTTCCTATTCTTAAGTGAAGCTTGATAGAGATCCGCCAAATGCCTGGGCGTACGACATGTGCGCACCCAATGTCCCTTTGCACCACATCTGTGACAAGggctttcaacatttctaggcACATGGCTCATCTGTGCCTTTCCCTTATTACGGGATGCATTTTTGCCGTTCGTGGATGGACCACTCCTTGGACCTAAACCCTCTGAACGAGCACCAcgattttttctatttccttgCCAGTGGCCACGCTTGCCCCATCGCCCGCGTTTGTGGATATTACCACGAGATGAAGTGGCATTCACTTCCTGAGATGCAGCATTTATTTCAGGAAGTGTCGCTGAGCCCGTTGGGCGAGATTGGTGATTCTTTAATAATAGCTCATTATTCTGCTCAGCTAACAAGAGGCAAGATACAAGTTCAGAGTACTTCTTGAAACTGCTATGTCTGTATTGCTGTTGAAGGAGgacatttgaagcatgaaaagtgctcagagttttttcgagcatatcctcctcagatatattttctccacatagcctcattaatgaggtaattctgtgcatagCAGAGTTATACTTGGACACTGACTTGTaatcttgaaatctcaagtggGTCCATTCGTATCTAGCTCTTGGAAGAGTCATCGTCTTCTGGTGATCGTATCTTTCACCTAGAGCTTTCCAcagaaccaacggttcatcaaccaccacatattCGCTTTTCAGCGCCTCATGGATGTGGCGGCGAAGAAAGATCATGGCCTTCGCATTCTCTTCAGGTGAAGCATTATTCTCATCTACAATTGTTTGTCCGAGGCCATTGGCTCgtagatgaattttggcatccaGGACCCATGATAAAAAGTTGTCCACGGAAAGGTCCAAGGCAGCAAACTCcagttttgccaaatttgccatccaaaactttaggcttGAGATCTGAGACATTTAAACCActtattaatatgaatttctttattcaggtatattaattgatgataaaaataaattgtcatgaatttgctgtccaaaactttaggttTGAGATCTGGAACATTTAaaccacttattaataggaatttctttattcaggtatattaattgatgataaaaataaattgtcatgaattaaattgtttgttgtatggacgttaatcccgcaccatattttaaatgacagtaaaggcgtggacgattattccgcaccaccctttaaagtaggttaatttgctgtaaagtaaattcacaaattaaattgttgtatggacgttaatgccgcaccatactttaaataacagtaaagACGTGGACGATAatcccgcaccaccctttaaagtaggttaatttgctgtaaagtaaattcacaaattaaattgctgtatggacgttaatcccgcaccatattttaaataacagtaaaggcgtggacgataatcccgcaccaccctttaaagtaggttaatttgctgtaaagtaattcaaaattaaattgctgtatggacgttaatgccgcaccatactttaaataacagtaaaggagaaagaggaataaccacatagtgttgagttgaaaaaatttcagaaataaaaggagagactatcgtgctgataacgtgttataaaataacctgagatatgtgGTAGATTTTGAGCTGAACGTAAAGTAGACGAGACACagtatttaacgaggttcggctatgcctacgtcctcggagagcagcagcagtaaccttttcactaaaaaataatagagctacaatagtgtttacaatatgtgtggctcactgaattttctctctgctcACTTACcctcttctttcctcttctcctttccttttcttcttctctctcttcctttccttttcctcttctctttcttctgttgcccaccctttctctcttcttccttctctatttataggctgagaTACCTGCACCCGTGAGTCTACAGGTAAGTAGCctccaaattttctttttgcttaatttctttgtgggcTCCACATGTTTATCTTTACAACAtcatatgagattttggggatagtgaatttttttatataattatttaataaccatgtggatttatttctttgttttaattaatggagtatgaagaagaggaaacaaCAATgacaaataaaacataaacaaagaaGACTCTTACGGaacaagaaatatatttttgtagTCAGCTGTCTTATTCATGACTTAAACCAAGGAAGCAACACTTTTCTAGAAGATAAACAGAATAACTAGATTTGAACAACCACCTTTTTTTATTACCATATATGGAAATGACTGTGGTGCCATGGGGACTGTTTATTGTGCAACATAGCTTGTCAAGGAAGGATACACAGGTTTAGCAGCTAGAAATAAAGGAACTTTCTTGCTAACTGCAAGCCCTGCAGCATCTTCCATGTCCAAGTCTTCTCTTCTCACCCCATGAGGGAGTTCCCAGTCGAAATGATAGAGGAGATTAGCAAGTGCAAGCTCAATTAGCTTCACACTAAAGCTAATACCAGGACAACCTCTCCTTCCTGCCCCAAATGGTAAAAGTTCAAAATGGTTTCCTTTGTACTCAATTGAGCTATCCAAGAATCTTTCAGGCCAGAACTCATTTGGATTCTCCCAACATTCTGGGTCTTTTCCTATCATTTTTGCATGGATAAATACCATTGTTGTGGTGGGAATTTCGTACCCTTCAATCGTGCAACTCTTTAAGGTTTCTCTTGGAAGTAGTAAGGGCACTGCTGGATGTAGTCTAAAACTTTCCTTCAAGACCAGCTTTAGGTACATGAGTTCAGAAAGATCACTTTCTTCCACTTTTGCTTTTCCCTTTAAAACTCCTCTCACCTCATCTTGTGCTTTCCTCAACACTAGGGGGTTCCTAATCAGTTCAGCCATTGTCCACACCAGTGTGGCTGAGGAAGTATCAGTGCCTGCAATAAACATGTCCTGCAAGAATACCGATTGTATATATCAAGCCAGCTGAAATTCCATATATATCCATACGAATACCGATTGTATATATCAAGCTAATATGAAGATTGCCGAAGTAATAGCAAAAgtatattaacaaaataagtAACACCTCAaatacaagaagaaagaaaaagcgACATACAGTGAGAACACCCTTAATTTGGTCATTACTGAGGGGTATTGCTTGACTGGCATCCCTCTGAACCCGAAGCAGAACATCGACAAGATCTTCATGCTCTGGTTTAGGCCTTCTAGGATCAAGGTGTTCCTCAATCACTCTGTCATAGAAATTGTCCAAGCCTTTAAAACACTTCTCTACCTTTTTCTCAAGACCATTGAACTTGTTTAACCAACTCAACCATGGTAGAAAATCTGACATGAAGAATCCTCCTAACAGGGCCCCTGTCTCTTCAAGCAATCCATGAATTCTGCTCTTGCCAATTCCTCCTCCATCATCATACTTTTTACCGAAAGCCGAACGGCACAAGACTTTGTTTGCTAAGAAAAATGTCAGTTGAGTGAGATTGATGAGACCCTTAGAATGAGCTATAGAGTCAAGCATAAGCGTGACCTCTTCATCCCTCACAGACTGAAACATTCGAACCCTCTTTTCACTAAGCAGTTCCAAGATCACAATCTTCCTCATCTCCCTCCAATACTCACCATAGGGAGCAAATGATAGGTTGACACAACCATAGCTAAGCTTCTTTGCAACATACAAGACTGGCCTACCGGAAAAAACAAGGTCATGAGTTTTGAAGATCTCTCTTGCCATATGGGCTGAAGAGACCACCAGAGTAGATATTGAGCCTAATTGCAAGAACATGAGGGGTCCATATTGAAGGGCAAGGTGTTCAAGGACATGATGAGGTAAGCCATTAGAAAGCTTGTGAAGGTTCCCAATGAGAGGTAGCCTCCTAGGACCAGGAGGCAACCTCCTCTCTTGAGAAGCAGAGCTTTTCTTCCTCTGCTTGATCAAgagcaataaaataaagggtAGGAGGAAAACAAAGAGGATGACCAAGGAAGATTGAGAATCCATGGCTGGTTTCTGAGGCTGAAAACAAGGCCATGGCTGCTTATAAGCGTTTAAGGATGGCAGTCGGTGCGGAGCCTAGTGGCAAGTTGATTAGAATATCATGCGGAAAGCAGACTAAAAGCAACtggattaaaatattatgtcGTATTGAAGCCGACTAAAACCAACTGGAATGGAATGTGTGTAATTCAGTAATATTGATGGAAATTGTCAATCCTTCAACTAAAGAATCAGTGGTGAAATTTCTCGTATTAATGATGACGTAAGGTGAAGGCTTTGCTTAACTCACAGGTGATGAAATTAGTCTATTAGCATTTGATGTGataatttcttaattattgTAAATAAAAGAGGTCTTGttcaaaaatttatataattgtgAATCTTTTCCTTTCATGTCGGACATGGGGTGGCATGGCTCAGTTCAATTTTGAAGATGAAGACATAATATTCTACTTTAAGAATTTTCGTAAAAGAACAGCAGATATTATCCCCTTTCTTATTCCTCTTTTGTTTAATCAAATTCACATCAAATTGCCTTTCATATCATTGTCATATTCACAACTTCCAATCAATAAATGAGGAATGCTAGCGACCTTTTCTCTAGACCTTCTTCTTTGGacattctcttttttttgctTGACATATGTCATtctccttacacttaaaacaatgtcattaatatattatacaagttaacttttattttccaagtttactctgattaaatgtattcaatttatccacacaaaaaattcacaactttcttaccatcttttttttttttttaaagtcaattattttttaaaagaaaatgtctacttttttcaaaaaagaggaaatgtccgttttttttaaaatcacaaaggactttttttttttcctatctAAACCCtttgtgttaaaaaaagaaaaagaaaaaaaaaagggacatTTCCTCTTAGAAGCagatattttcttaaaaaaaataattgacgttacaaaaaaattaataagatggtaagaaagttgtgaaatttttttgcataaattgaatacatttaataagggtaaacatagaaagcaaaagtttgcttgtataatatattaatgacattgttttaagtgtaaggagaatgagcaaaaaaggaagaaggttagagagaaggttgctagcattcctctatgctagcaaccttctcttttggacattCTCCCTTCTCCTTATGACAAgtgtcattttctttacacttaaaacaatgtcattaatacaTCACATaagttagtttttgtttttttatatttccttcaatttattcaaattttgttacaacttctttagcacattgttaaaaattaaataattaaaaaaagaagaaaattttcatatttttaaaaaataaaaataaattttgtttcatgacattgttatcatctttattttggttttaacaAAACATGTGTTCtctttggaaaaattaaaatttaaaaaaaactcagtttttattttcttattcaattttttaacaaggtggTAAAAaagttgttaaaaaaaa encodes the following:
- the LOC117629088 gene encoding uncharacterized protein LOC117629088 translates to MSQISSLKFWMANLAKLEFAALDLSVDNFLSWVLDAKIHLRANGLGQTIVDENNASPEENAKAMIFLRRHIHEALKSEYVVVDEPLVLWKALGERYDHQKTMTLPRARYEWTHLRFQDYKSVSNNTDIAVSRSTLNLYLASC
- the LOC117629089 gene encoding cytochrome P450 71A9-like is translated as MDSQSSLVILFVFLLPFILLLLIKQRKKSSASQERRLPPGPRRLPLIGNLHKLSNGLPHHVLEHLALQYGPLMFLQLGSISTLVVSSAHMAREIFKTHDLVFSGRPVLYVAKKLSYGCVNLSFAPYGEYWREMRKIVILELLSEKRVRMFQSVRDEEVTLMLDSIAHSKGLINLTQLTFFLANKVLCRSAFGKKYDDGGGIGKSRIHGLLEETGALLGGFFMSDFLPWLSWLNKFNGLEKKVEKCFKGLDNFYDRVIEEHLDPRRPKPEHEDLVDVLLRVQRDASQAIPLSNDQIKGVLTDMFIAGTDTSSATLVWTMAELIRNPLVLRKAQDEVRGVLKGKAKVEESDLSELMYLKLVLKESFRLHPAVPLLLPRETLKSCTIEGYEIPTTTMVFIHAKMIGKDPECWENPNEFWPERFLDSSIEYKGNHFELLPFGAGRRGCPGISFSVKLIELALANLLYHFDWELPHGVRREDLDMEDAAGLAVSKKVPLFLAAKPVYPSLTSYVAQ